One segment of Ignavibacteria bacterium DNA contains the following:
- a CDS encoding MarR family transcriptional regulator, with amino-acid sequence MGEALKQRLKQERFSSPYQEAMLAVMVCADRLNRGMDETCERHGITSAQYNVLRILRGVYPDGHPRCEIITRMIHVAPDVTRLIDRLEKLDLVERSKSEQDLRLSLSVITQKGLDLLVSIQPEIDALEEQLSKGLTVQEAGLLADLCDKVTSAIE; translated from the coding sequence ATGGGTGAAGCGTTAAAACAACGGCTGAAGCAGGAACGGTTCTCGTCTCCATACCAAGAGGCCATGTTGGCTGTGATGGTTTGTGCCGACAGGCTCAACCGTGGCATGGACGAAACGTGCGAACGTCATGGCATTACGTCGGCTCAGTACAACGTCCTGCGTATACTTCGCGGTGTGTACCCGGATGGACATCCGCGCTGTGAGATCATCACTCGGATGATCCACGTTGCTCCTGATGTAACCCGCCTCATTGATCGACTCGAGAAGCTTGATCTGGTGGAACGAAGCAAAAGTGAGCAAGACCTTCGCCTCTCACTATCCGTGATCACACAAAAGGGACTGGATCTTCTCGTATCGATCCAGCCAGAGATCGATGCACTGGAAGAACAGCTTTCAAAAGGACTCACAGTACAAGAAGCCGGCCTGTTGGCCGATCTCTGTGACAAGGTGACGTCGGCGATCGAGTAA
- a CDS encoding CAP domain-containing protein gives MKKLLSTLVILAASCHLSIAQVSEKQKQQDSIANQILIVLNAVRNDPTSFIPAIDRYRTHVRSFTKDPKALDVAVKEIKAILKKQRPLTPLNVQGALYSAAQDMAKDITQYGTIGHIAHDGSDPLVRVKKYGTVGSLGEAITYGHMTPELIIASFLVDEGTPSRGHRENLLNPTYTLVGIALGTHPTYGRACVIVLGTP, from the coding sequence GTGAAGAAACTCCTTTCGACCCTCGTCATCCTCGCAGCAAGCTGCCATCTCAGCATTGCACAAGTATCAGAAAAGCAGAAACAACAGGATAGTATTGCGAACCAGATCCTGATCGTGCTCAACGCTGTCCGCAACGATCCCACGTCCTTTATTCCGGCCATCGACCGATATCGCACGCACGTGCGATCATTCACAAAGGACCCAAAGGCACTTGATGTTGCGGTCAAAGAGATCAAGGCGATCCTGAAGAAGCAACGTCCATTAACCCCATTGAATGTTCAAGGGGCTTTGTATTCTGCCGCACAGGATATGGCCAAGGACATCACGCAGTACGGCACTATCGGACATATCGCCCACGATGGGTCAGACCCGCTTGTACGCGTGAAAAAGTATGGCACTGTGGGCTCTCTTGGTGAAGCCATCACCTACGGCCATATGACGCCTGAACTGATCATTGCCTCGTTCCTCGTAGACGAAGGAACACCTAGCCGCGGTCACCGCGAGAACCTACTCAACCCAACCTATACTCTCGTTGGGATAGCCCTCGGCACACATCCTACATATGGACGCGCCTGCGTGATCGTCCTCGGAACTCCCTAG
- a CDS encoding DoxX family membrane protein: protein MNIPTLLLGRILFSIPFLALGLMHFTSADQLATIVPSWLPGGILWVYLTGVTELCAVASILTGRYTRVVGQLLALQLVIFVTTMHVPGLLNAPDDLMKQMFMTNILKDLGLAGGALLMSHIYADRS from the coding sequence ATGAACATCCCAACGCTCCTGCTTGGCAGGATACTCTTTTCAATTCCGTTTCTCGCCCTTGGTTTGATGCACTTTACCAGTGCCGATCAGTTGGCGACTATCGTTCCATCGTGGCTTCCCGGCGGGATCCTGTGGGTCTACCTTACTGGAGTCACGGAACTTTGTGCCGTTGCATCCATCCTCACAGGCAGATACACACGCGTGGTTGGGCAGCTCCTGGCACTGCAGCTGGTGATCTTCGTAACAACGATGCATGTACCTGGCCTATTGAACGCACCTGACGATCTGATGAAGCAGATGTTCATGACGAACATCCTGAAAGATCTTGGTCTTGCCGGTGGTGCACTGCTCATGTCGCATATCTACGCTGACCGTTCTTAA